The following proteins are co-located in the Nilaparvata lugens isolate BPH chromosome 14, ASM1435652v1, whole genome shotgun sequence genome:
- the LOC111063854 gene encoding gastrula zinc finger protein xFG20-1 isoform X2 has product MDDITDEEAIQGGEHIGVELITCAGCFKKVDASKCFKADSQQTASRQADSQQNASQRFCSEACAAQHKEPTKADDTGQLCMDVDEETSTSSSESEEEEEFEVEIDPSIICNNDDQQDDKEGKGEEEEGTNDDQTPKPPSLDGLLLRCSFCKYSTEDQVKFQDHIKEHMNKTYKYTRKTFPQQLHKCKECDFTTYRLVDLQKHRRSHLGLQLYHCNFCDYNFTSQSSLDLHVRTHTGERPFSCHLCEYKSSRKSHLKGHLKNHEGVKGYWCQFCDFRTSRKNHLRNHLRIHTLGTTTLTCKICGFKANEASDLEEHHQVHTEGKKMCLKCEFCDFQTSRNNHLRNHLRVHTLGTTTLTCKICGFEASAASDLEEHHQVHMEGKKLCFRCEFCEGYVCAEAKDLEDHQRLLHAGEEILSCDLCDYTCLQKSLLEVHVKTHLGLDEKCVELGPNSGTGSKLVSSSGTDLTLHKSGYLQGTSSEPASNEGPCGESELILGIEGGVNSDLARNLEESGGDLDVGTFLETDLQVGTSGGSNCGVADSETSMETEFGVATSGVTDFKAETSGATDLSVATSGATDLSVATSGATDLSVATSGATDLSVATAGAIDFGVETTRANVEGSSGVDEIPSELNGGTHYLKSLGETDVETDSFRCDFCNFSCEDKTDLQIHLSIHTSKQPLKCDHCDYSTFKKAHLQGHLLTHTGEKPHSCSFCNYKCALSSTLKRHLRTHTMEKPFICEYCDYRSTRFDQVRTHMRTHTGEKPFKCELCKFRCGDRSALRSHLLTHQDEKRYSCEFCEYKTLQKPHLTTHLRTHTGEKPYGCELCDLRFTTSSSLNRHVKTHNNVRPFTCEFCGHKSARQDQFEAHKRKHTGEKPWSCEYCDYKCSDARGLKVHVKRHTNETPLSCEFCDYKTYERNHLRVHIRKHTGERPWSCEFCDYKCATGYGMTRHVRRHTGEKPYLCTLCDFRAHDASGLKRHTRSQHSEEVS; this is encoded by the exons ATGGATGATATTACTGATGAAGAGGCAATTCAAGGTG GGGAGCACATTGGTGTCGAGTTGATCACTTGTGCAGGGTGCTTTAAGAAGGTGGATGCATCAAAATGCTTCAAAGCTGACTCGCAACAAACTGCCTCGCGACAAGCTGACTCGCAACAAAATGCCTCGCAACGTTTTTGCTCTGAGGCATGCGCTGCACAACATAAGGAGCCAACAAAAGCTGATGACACTGGACAATTAT GTATGGATGTAGATGAAGAAACCAGCACCTCATCTTCAGAaagtgaagaggaagaagaatttgaagtggaaattgatCCGAGCATCATATGTAACAATGATGATCAACAAGATGacaaagaaggaaaaggagaagaagaagaagggaccAATGATGACCAAACTCCCAAACCACCATCACTAGATGGTTTACTGCTTAGGTGCTCCTTCTGTAAATACTCAACTGAGGATCAAGTCAAGTTTCAGGACCACATCAAGGAACACATGAATAAAACTTACAAGTATACAAGGAAAACTTTCCCTCAGCAGTTACACAAGTGCAAAGAGTGTGACTTCACCACTTACCGCCTTGTAGATCTCCAGAAACATCGGCGGAGTCATCTGGGACTTCAACTCTACCACTGTAACTTCTGTGACTACAACTTCACCTCACAGTCATCCCTGGACCTACATGTCAGGACACATACTGGTGAACGTCCTTTCAGTTGCCATCTGTGTGAATACAAGAGCTCCCGTAAAAGTCACCTCAAGGGGCATCTGAAGAATCATGAAGGTGTCAAAGGATACTGGTGTCAGTTCTGTGATTTCCGGACATCTAGGAAGAATCACCTGAGAAACCATCTCAGGATTCATACCTTGGGTACTACAACGTTGACCTGCAAGATCTGTGGGTTTAAGGCTAATGAGGCGAGTGATTTGGAGGAACATCATCAGGTGCATACAGAGGGGAAGAAAATGTGCCTCAAGTGTGAGTTTTGTGATTTCCAAACCTCTAGGAATAACCACCTGAGAAACCATCTCAGGGTACATACCTTAGGCACTACAACACTGACCTGCAAGATTTGTGGGTTTGAGGCTAGTGCAGCAAGTGATCTGGAGGAACATCATCAGGTTCATATGGAGGGGAAGAAGTTGTGTTTCAGGTGTGAGTTTTGTGAGGGTTATGTGTGTGCTGAGGCAAAGGATCTGGAGGATCATCAAAGACTGCTGCATGCCGGGGAGGAGATTTTGTCATGTGACCTGTGTGACTACACCTGTTTGCAGAAGAGTTTGTTGGAGGTACATGTGAAGACACATTTGGGGTTGGATGAGAAATGTGTGGAGCTGGGACCAAATTCAGGAACAGGTTCTAAGTTGGTTTCATCTTCAGGAACAGATCTCACCCTACATAAATCAGGTTATCTTCAGGGAACATCTTCAGAACCAGCATCAAATGAAGGACCCTGTGGAGAGTCTGAATTGATTTTAGGAATAGAAGGAGGGGTCAACTCAGATTTGGCCAGAAATCTTGAGGAATCTGGTGGTGATCTGGATGTGGGAACGTTTTTGGAAACAGATTTGCAAGTGGGAACATCTGGAGGATCAAACTGTGGTGTGGCAGACTCTGAAACATCTATGGAGACAGAGTTTGGTGTCGCAACTTCTGGAGTAACAGATTTCAAAGCAGAAACTTCTGGAGCAACCGATTTGAGTGTGGCAACTTCTGGAGCAACCGATTTGAGTGTGGCAACTTCTGGAGCAACCGATTTGAGTGTGGCAACTTCTGGAGCAACCGATTTGAGTGTGGCAACTGCTGGAGCTATAGATTTTGGTGTGGAAACCACTAGAGCAAATGTTGAGGGAAGTTCAGGTGTTGATGAAATACCTTCGGAACTGAATGGAGGAACACATTATTTGAAATCTCTTGGTGAAACAGATGTGGAAACTGACAGTTTCAGGTGTGACTTTTGTAACTTTTCCTGTGAGGACAAAACAGACCTTCAGATACATCTGTCCATCCACACCAGTAAACAACCATTAAAATGCGACCATTGTGATTATTCCACCTTCAAGAAAGCCCACTTACAGGGCCATCTGTTGACACATACCGGGGAAAAACCTCATAGCTGCAGCTTCTGCAACTACAAGTGTGCACTGTCGTCTACACTGAAACGACATCTCAGAACGCACACAATGGAGAAACCTTTCATCTGCGAGTACTGTGACTATAGAAGCACAAGGTTTGACCAGGTGCGGACGCACATGAGGACACACACGGGGGAAAAACCTTTCAAGTGCGAGCTCTGCAAGTTCAGGTGTGGGGACCGGTCTGCGTTGAGGAGTCACCTGTTGACACACCAGGATGAGAAGAGGTACAGCTGTGAGTTCTGTGAGTACAAGACCCTGCAGAAACCTCATCTCACCACACATTTGAGAACACATACAGGGGAGAAACCCTATGGATGTGAGTTATGTGATTTGAGGTTTACAACTTCGTCTTCCCTGAATCGGCATGTGAAGACTCATAACAATGTGCGACCTTTCACATGTGAGTTTTGTGGACATAAGAGTGCACGTCAGGACCAGTTTGAGGCTCACAAGAGGAAACACACAGGGGAAAAACCTTGGAGTTGTGAGTATTGTGATTACAAATGTTCTGATGCCAGAGGGCTGAAGGTGCATGTGAAGCGGCACACCAATGAAACCCCATTGTCTTGCGAGTTTTGTGATTATAAAACCTATGAACGGAACCATTTGAGGGTGCATATCAGGAAGCATACTGGGGAGAGACCTTGGAGTTGCGAGTTCTGTGATTATAAGTGTGCCACTGGGTATGGCATGACAAGACATGTTAGGAGGCATACGGGGGAGAAGCCGTACTTGTGTACACTTTGTGATTTTAGGGCGCATGATGCCTCAGGACTGAAACGGCACACTAGAAGTCAGCATAGTGAGGAGGTGAGTTGA